One genomic window of Mucilaginibacter sp. SJ includes the following:
- a CDS encoding glycoside hydrolase family 76 protein: MKIKLITLLFLSVALSTSAQTPGYKERIKIINQNINSYFADTKTGLYLETTDSVENKGNHSFLWPLCALVQAANEMEVLEPSKQYLKPVMVAIQQYYSPRSPAPAYQAMVAKEKRDSRFYDDNEWVAIALMDAYDRTHYKQYLETSKMIYRFLLTGYTNEAGGGFYWEEGNRKSKNTCSNGPGILVALQLYKATGRKQYLDTALLAYNWTNKNLQAPSGLFYDNIKVPSLKIDSAIYTYNAGTMLQANVLLYNITHDKKYLTEARRIAKASEQYFYRNNRLPGNYWFNAVLLRGYQELYRVDKDKTQFRFFVDDANRIWQQERNDKNLLGPHRIKSLIDQAAMIEIYARLEEMGG, encoded by the coding sequence ATGAAAATTAAATTGATTACCCTGCTTTTCCTCTCTGTTGCTTTAAGTACAAGTGCCCAAACGCCCGGTTATAAAGAGCGAATAAAGATCATCAATCAAAACATCAACAGCTATTTTGCCGACACAAAGACGGGGCTGTATCTTGAAACTACCGACTCGGTTGAGAATAAGGGCAACCATTCGTTTTTGTGGCCACTTTGTGCCCTGGTACAGGCTGCTAACGAAATGGAAGTGCTGGAGCCTTCAAAGCAATACCTTAAACCCGTAATGGTTGCCATTCAGCAATATTATTCACCGCGCTCACCGGCACCGGCTTACCAGGCCATGGTAGCAAAAGAAAAACGGGATTCGCGTTTTTATGATGATAACGAGTGGGTGGCCATTGCCCTGATGGATGCCTATGATCGTACCCATTACAAACAATATCTTGAAACCTCTAAAATGATCTACCGCTTTTTACTAACCGGTTATACCAATGAGGCCGGCGGCGGTTTTTATTGGGAAGAAGGCAACCGGAAAAGTAAAAATACCTGCTCAAATGGTCCGGGGATTTTGGTGGCATTGCAGTTGTACAAAGCAACCGGCCGTAAACAGTATTTAGATACCGCGTTGCTGGCTTATAACTGGACAAACAAGAACCTGCAGGCGCCATCCGGCTTGTTTTATGATAACATAAAGGTGCCGTCGTTAAAGATTGACTCGGCTATTTATACTTACAACGCGGGTACCATGCTGCAGGCCAATGTGCTGCTCTATAACATCACCCATGATAAAAAATACCTGACCGAGGCCCGCCGCATAGCCAAAGCTTCCGAACAATATTTTTACCGCAACAACCGGCTGCCCGGCAATTACTGGTTCAATGCGGTTTTACTTCGCGGTTATCAGGAACTTTACCGTGTTGATAAAGATAAAACACAATTTCGTTTTTTTGTTGACGACGCCAACCGCATATGGCAACAGGAACGGAACGATAAAAACCTGCTCGGCCCGCATCGCATCAAAAGCCTGATAGATCAGGCAGCGATGATAGAGATTTATGCGAGGCTGGAGGAGATGGGGGGGTAA
- a CDS encoding GIY-YIG nuclease family protein — protein sequence MNVGLNQYHVYILKCADGSYYTGITNNIERRLIEHQSGENPTCYTFKRRPLKLVFNEVFNDVNQAIAFEKQVKGWRREKKEAIINGTWDLLPELAKAKNQKNSPVTRSLSNGCSQRPTHHASRAYP from the coding sequence ATGAATGTTGGTCTTAATCAATATCACGTTTACATATTGAAGTGTGCTGATGGCTCATATTACACTGGAATAACTAATAATATTGAGCGAAGATTGATTGAGCATCAATCAGGCGAGAACCCTACTTGTTATACTTTTAAACGACGACCATTGAAACTGGTTTTTAATGAAGTATTTAACGACGTTAATCAAGCTATTGCTTTTGAAAAGCAAGTTAAAGGTTGGAGGAGGGAGAAGAAAGAAGCTATCATAAACGGCACCTGGGATCTTTTACCGGAATTAGCTAAAGCGAAAAATCAAAAAAATAGCCCTGTCACCCGGAGCCTGTCGAATGGTTGCTCGCAGAGGCCTACCCACCATGCTTCGAGAGCCTACCCATGA
- a CDS encoding DUF294 nucleotidyltransferase-like domain-containing protein — protein MVQRLEFLSKVSPFNLLPADVLEQVADQLQEIRYSKDTVIYQQEVTKMRGVDIIAEGEYESFFYDTQQNKRLLEHHHSGYCYGGISVLLNRKQSIRTVVAKKGTTVFFLHRKDFRSLCKAYEDFVQYFTADFGKRMLNDEFAHFYKRPATFEESYIASEQMYSRKIESIEYREIVSCPQSTPVYETARLMAKHKVSCIFIRDEQAKIVGYVTDITLRDNVVSKQADTAQAVGNIMDNPIVCISTNAYVYEAILMMFRTKTRYLLIKNGDEFVGSISRNKLLSEQAQSPLVFIQSVKQAISVQELKRKWESVPQMVTQLLGRGVNAEIVNQVITTIADTIAIKVIESVIATMGQPPAKFVFMVLGSEGRKEQTFKTDQDNAIIYEDKANEQRELVREYFLNFAQQVSEKLDHIGFSFCTGGYMAQNPKWTHSLSHWKRNYESWMTEAVPETVIQFSTFFDCRYLYGEAGIMDELKEFLDEELQKPLGKIFFHMAKNALQYEPPLTFFKNIKTFTKGSQEVFDIKKSMTPIVDLVRMYALRHRIFEMNTGERLKALKEKGVFNEKEVHELIQSYYFLMGLRLRNQASQIIRDRTEPDNYIDPDKLTKIEKVALKEIFKTIDNFQTRIKMEFTNNLFG, from the coding sequence ATGGTTCAACGTCTTGAATTTTTAAGTAAAGTATCCCCTTTTAACCTGCTCCCGGCCGATGTACTTGAACAGGTTGCCGACCAATTGCAGGAGATCCGTTATAGTAAAGACACGGTTATTTACCAGCAGGAAGTAACCAAAATGCGCGGCGTAGACATCATTGCCGAAGGTGAATACGAATCCTTTTTTTACGACACCCAGCAAAATAAGCGGTTGTTAGAGCACCACCATTCGGGCTATTGCTATGGCGGTATTTCGGTGTTGTTGAACCGCAAGCAATCTATCCGTACGGTGGTTGCTAAGAAAGGAACTACCGTTTTCTTTTTACATCGCAAAGATTTCCGGTCGCTGTGCAAAGCTTACGAGGATTTTGTACAATATTTTACTGCCGATTTTGGCAAACGGATGCTCAATGATGAGTTTGCCCATTTTTATAAACGCCCGGCAACGTTTGAGGAAAGCTACATAGCTTCCGAGCAAATGTATTCGCGCAAAATTGAAAGCATTGAATACCGTGAGATCGTTTCCTGTCCGCAAAGTACCCCGGTTTATGAAACGGCACGGTTGATGGCCAAACACAAGGTGAGCTGCATTTTTATCCGCGATGAGCAAGCCAAAATTGTGGGCTATGTAACCGATATCACCCTGCGCGATAATGTGGTTTCCAAACAGGCTGATACCGCACAAGCGGTCGGCAACATTATGGATAACCCTATCGTTTGCATCAGCACCAACGCTTATGTATACGAAGCTATTTTGATGATGTTCCGTACCAAAACCCGGTATTTACTCATCAAAAACGGGGATGAATTTGTAGGCAGCATCAGCAGGAATAAATTATTGTCCGAGCAGGCGCAATCGCCCCTGGTGTTCATTCAATCGGTAAAACAAGCCATTTCAGTACAGGAGCTTAAGCGCAAATGGGAATCGGTGCCGCAAATGGTTACGCAATTGCTTGGTCGCGGTGTAAACGCCGAAATTGTAAACCAGGTGATCACCACTATTGCCGATACCATCGCCATAAAAGTAATTGAAAGCGTTATTGCAACCATGGGCCAACCGCCAGCCAAATTTGTTTTCATGGTGCTTGGCAGCGAAGGCCGTAAAGAGCAAACCTTTAAAACCGACCAGGATAACGCCATTATTTATGAAGATAAAGCCAACGAGCAGCGTGAGTTAGTGCGCGAATATTTCCTGAACTTTGCGCAGCAGGTATCCGAAAAGCTTGATCATATCGGCTTCAGCTTTTGTACCGGCGGCTACATGGCCCAAAACCCCAAATGGACGCACTCCCTCTCCCACTGGAAACGCAATTATGAAAGTTGGATGACCGAGGCCGTACCCGAAACTGTGATCCAGTTCTCTACCTTTTTTGACTGCCGGTACCTCTATGGCGAAGCCGGCATTATGGATGAGTTAAAAGAGTTTCTGGACGAGGAATTGCAAAAACCTTTGGGTAAGATCTTTTTCCATATGGCTAAAAATGCTTTGCAGTACGAGCCCCCCCTCACCTTTTTCAAAAACATCAAAACGTTTACCAAAGGTAGCCAGGAAGTTTTCGACATTAAAAAATCAATGACCCCTATCGTCGACCTGGTGCGGATGTACGCCCTGCGCCACCGTATTTTTGAGATGAATACAGGCGAGCGGTTGAAGGCGCTAAAAGAGAAAGGTGTGTTCAACGAAAAAGAGGTTCATGAGCTGATCCAGTCGTACTATTTTTTAATGGGTCTGCGCCTCCGCAACCAGGCCTCCCAAATTATCCGGGACCGCACCGAACCCGACAACTACATCGACCCGGATAAACTCACCAAAATTGAAAAAGTGGCCTTAAAGGAGATCTTTAAAACAATAGATAACTTTCAAACAAGGATAAAGATGGAGTTTACGAATAATTTGTTTGGGTGA
- a CDS encoding DUF4249 domain-containing protein yields MKNTINYITILLFAATLSSCEKAIDLKLKDTTPQYAVEGVLTNEAGGCKVLLSKTKNFTDNNDFNGIGGAIVTIADDNNNVYPLTATSTGIYQNSTLTGTPGHTYQLSVSVDGKTFTSSCLMHPAVPLDSIYLVKDELENNKDGTPRKYVTVRYDDPIAAKNYYRFVQYVNGRKEETIMLEDDEFTNGQEVNNNLRFDNSNDNPARDIRPGNQVTIEMMSIDQAVYKYFYSLSNSANGDGNNAAPANPLTNIKGGALGYFSVHTVERKVLTAP; encoded by the coding sequence ATGAAAAACACTATAAATTATATAACTATTCTGCTTTTTGCAGCAACCTTAAGCAGTTGCGAAAAAGCCATCGACCTTAAACTGAAAGATACCACTCCGCAATATGCGGTTGAAGGTGTATTAACCAACGAGGCCGGCGGTTGTAAAGTATTATTAAGTAAGACCAAAAACTTTACTGATAATAATGATTTCAATGGGATAGGCGGTGCTATCGTCACCATTGCCGATGATAATAACAATGTTTACCCGCTTACAGCTACAAGTACCGGCATTTACCAGAACAGTACTTTAACAGGCACCCCTGGCCATACCTATCAGCTTAGTGTGAGTGTTGATGGCAAAACATTCACCTCAAGCTGCTTAATGCATCCCGCCGTTCCCTTAGATAGTATTTACCTGGTTAAAGACGAACTTGAAAATAACAAGGACGGCACCCCTCGTAAATATGTTACCGTACGATATGACGACCCTATAGCTGCCAAAAACTATTACCGCTTTGTACAGTATGTAAACGGCCGCAAAGAGGAAACAATTATGCTGGAAGATGACGAATTTACCAACGGACAGGAAGTGAACAACAACCTCAGGTTTGACAACAGCAACGATAACCCGGCACGTGATATCCGCCCCGGCAACCAGGTAACCATTGAAATGATGAGCATTGACCAGGCCGTTTACAAATACTTTTACAGCCTCAGTAACAGCGCCAACGGCGATGGCAATAACGCCGCCCCGGCAAATCCGTTAACCAATATCAAGGGCGGCGCGTTGGGCTATTTTAGTGTGCATACGGTGGAGAGGAAGGTGTTGACAGCGCCTTAA
- a CDS encoding glycoside hydrolase family 76 protein: MKNKLLNIATGVLVGGMAMTFSSCLKDKPFPLYGNKASAKVQYKYAETADSLQEKTYTTFISANGNYFVANNAGSTTFNYWPNAHTLDIFTDAYLRTNNDIYKQRMSSLLAGIKTTNGGLSNNFYDDMEWLDLATLRAYNATKDAAYLTAAHTLWTDIQTGENSNQGGGIAWRKNQLDYKNTPANAPAIIFAARLYALEKNEADLTTAKRLYTWLKKTLLDPSGIIWDGINANGDGQISKWKFTYNQGVFIGAALELYHVTKDAAYLTDAVNTANATINDTDISPGGILKSEGQGDGGLFKGILIRYLTLLALDPDVAETDKTKFISFLKFNAETLYTAGIERPSLMISPDWKKKPSGTTDLTTQLSGVMMVEAAATLKAAGKF; the protein is encoded by the coding sequence ATGAAAAATAAATTACTCAACATAGCTACTGGTGTCCTTGTGGGCGGCATGGCCATGACTTTTTCATCATGCCTAAAGGATAAACCGTTCCCCTTGTATGGTAACAAAGCTTCGGCAAAGGTGCAATATAAGTACGCCGAAACAGCCGATTCATTACAGGAAAAAACATACACAACTTTCATATCAGCCAACGGCAACTACTTTGTAGCGAATAACGCGGGTAGTACCACATTTAACTACTGGCCTAACGCGCATACGCTTGATATTTTTACCGATGCCTATCTGCGCACCAATAATGATATCTACAAACAAAGAATGAGCTCGCTTTTAGCCGGGATAAAAACTACTAACGGCGGTCTTTCCAATAATTTTTACGATGATATGGAATGGTTGGATCTGGCTACACTAAGGGCTTACAATGCTACCAAGGATGCCGCTTATCTAACAGCGGCCCATACGCTTTGGACAGATATTCAAACCGGCGAAAACAGCAACCAGGGCGGCGGCATAGCCTGGCGTAAAAATCAGTTGGATTATAAAAATACACCTGCAAATGCTCCGGCCATCATCTTTGCGGCCCGTTTATATGCTTTGGAGAAAAATGAGGCCGATCTCACGACAGCAAAACGCCTGTACACCTGGCTTAAGAAAACCCTGCTTGATCCTTCGGGCATTATCTGGGATGGTATCAACGCCAATGGCGACGGGCAGATCAGCAAGTGGAAATTTACCTATAACCAGGGTGTGTTTATCGGGGCTGCATTGGAGCTTTATCATGTTACCAAAGATGCTGCCTACCTTACCGATGCGGTAAACACAGCCAATGCCACCATTAATGATACAGATATTTCACCCGGCGGCATCCTGAAATCGGAAGGACAGGGCGACGGTGGTTTATTTAAGGGGATCCTGATCAGGTATCTTACACTGCTGGCCCTCGACCCCGATGTTGCTGAAACCGACAAGACTAAGTTTATCAGCTTCCTGAAATTTAATGCCGAAACGCTATATACGGCAGGTATCGAAAGACCATCGCTCATGATCAGTCCTGATTGGAAAAAGAAACCATCGGGAACAACAGACCTTACCACCCAGTTAAGCGGTGTGATGATGGTTGAAGCTGCCGCAACGCTGAAAGCGGCCGGTAAATTTTAA
- a CDS encoding SusE domain-containing protein: protein MKNITYCLMAGIIAILIITGCKKDKTLKHTQVSAVTNLFAPANNKFIQLEPVTGSATFEWAEAHAEDNGLVLYEVAFDKEGGDFSKPIYTIPSDANGLYNKLTISYKDLNKVADLAGIQPQATGKLKWTVMSSKGINVVKATASSIIEVQRAAGFTDIPADLYLTGSATEGGDDLSKAVHFKQTAAGVFEAWTSLKAGTYHFAERNTGTPATYSIDGIKLLKDGSTTVTGATKVERIVVDFTSASATITEVTEVGLWFAADNKVWFPLPYKAGGKWEIDNASIVFHQESWGRDERYKFRFTFKDAAGNTSTQFYGSKNSDNSRPDANTAKSFWYMVPVNNSQYDFCFKFTGAADNHNADIVVDFSADAAAYTHSVTVK, encoded by the coding sequence ATGAAAAATATTACATACTGCCTCATGGCAGGCATCATAGCCATTTTAATAATTACAGGCTGTAAAAAGGACAAAACCTTAAAACATACACAGGTATCGGCAGTAACCAACCTGTTTGCTCCTGCAAATAACAAATTCATCCAGTTAGAGCCGGTAACAGGTTCGGCCACCTTTGAATGGGCAGAGGCTCACGCCGAAGACAATGGATTGGTTTTGTACGAGGTTGCCTTTGATAAAGAGGGCGGCGATTTTTCAAAGCCGATTTACACTATTCCTTCAGATGCTAACGGACTCTACAACAAGCTTACCATCTCCTACAAAGACCTGAATAAGGTGGCCGATTTAGCGGGGATCCAACCGCAGGCTACCGGTAAATTGAAATGGACTGTAATGTCATCAAAAGGCATCAACGTTGTTAAAGCTACGGCTTCGAGCATCATCGAGGTTCAGCGTGCTGCCGGCTTTACCGATATTCCTGCCGATCTGTACCTGACAGGTTCGGCTACCGAAGGCGGCGACGACTTAAGCAAAGCTGTGCATTTTAAACAAACTGCTGCTGGTGTATTTGAGGCCTGGACTTCATTAAAAGCAGGTACTTATCACTTCGCCGAGCGTAACACAGGCACGCCCGCTACCTATTCTATCGATGGTATTAAGCTGCTGAAAGATGGTAGCACTACCGTAACCGGCGCAACTAAAGTTGAGCGTATCGTAGTTGACTTTACATCTGCATCGGCTACTATAACCGAAGTAACCGAGGTTGGTTTATGGTTTGCGGCAGATAATAAAGTATGGTTCCCGCTACCTTACAAAGCCGGTGGTAAATGGGAAATAGATAACGCTTCTATTGTATTTCACCAGGAATCGTGGGGTAGGGATGAGCGTTACAAGTTCCGCTTTACCTTTAAAGATGCTGCGGGTAACACTTCAACCCAGTTTTATGGCAGCAAAAATTCGGATAACAGTCGCCCGGATGCCAATACAGCCAAATCATTCTGGTACATGGTGCCGGTTAACAACTCGCAATATGATTTCTGCTTTAAGTTTACCGGTGCAGCCGATAATCACAACGCCGATATCGTGGTTGACTTTAGCGCTGATGCTGCTGCTTATACCCACTCTGTTACTGTTAAATAA
- a CDS encoding glycoside hydrolase family 2 TIM barrel-domain containing protein translates to MFKKTTVALTLSFCSALLFAQTTIKQSINTSWAFHKGDIAGLPAATTDASAWQKISLPHSWNTTDANDDEPGYYRGIGWYKKTIYLPTQWKNKQLSLFFEGANQVAEVYVNGKLAGKHIGGYTAFNIPVNTYLKPFAKDSLTANEVMVKLDNSHNEDIPPLDADFTFYGGIYRDVYVVASNQVAFDSELASPGIRIKTPSVSAQKGELLIEGTINNLSANKTKVKVISEVVDADGKVVTKIQSALVLTAGNKFAFIQKQTVPNPHLWSPDAPYLYHVVSKIMDTSNGQQLDETSTVLGFRWFSFDADKGFFLNGNAVKLIGTNRHQDFQGMANAIPDAINIHDVELLKAMGANFIRIAHYPQDQSVLEACDKLGILASVETPDVNRITETAAFAEDAKHMQLEMIGQNYNHPSIIIWAYMNEVEIVPRYKWGSDEQKKYFVNLVNLAKQIDSLTRKEDPSRYTMIPCHGDFDRYYNTGLAAVPQIVGWNLYYGWYIKDFAGLDKFLEKHHQMLPTKPMIITEYGADADSRLHSFDLQRFDKTVEYEVKYHQYYLERIKKLPFVAGGAIWNLIDFNAEMRQEATPHINTKGLLTNDRQPKEAYLFYQANLLKQSFIKIGTSTLKAGNANGNNVCPQPLTVYSNQPQVKLWLNGKLLESKAVQDGLATFTVPFVSGKNTLKATAGEGDSQEDFMTVDFNLIPHDLNNPQTPFTELNVSLGDKRQLVDDKLHQVWVPEQAYAKGSWGYVGGEVFTLGQNVQLPYGSNKNILETNYDPIYQTQRVGLNDFKLDVPAGKYEVTLHFAELTTNDNSPQLVYNLNNSTQKQTAVTRSFDVLINGQTVIEGLSNSNYLEPLKAYSTKLPVTVGAEGITISFKAITGQAILNAVQVRKVY, encoded by the coding sequence ATGTTCAAAAAAACCACTGTTGCCCTTACCCTGTCCTTCTGCAGCGCATTATTGTTCGCGCAAACCACTATTAAACAAAGCATCAATACCAGCTGGGCTTTTCACAAAGGAGATATTGCCGGTTTGCCCGCCGCAACAACCGATGCTTCGGCCTGGCAAAAGATTTCCCTGCCCCACAGCTGGAACACTACTGATGCCAATGACGATGAACCGGGATATTACCGTGGCATAGGCTGGTATAAAAAGACTATCTACCTGCCCACCCAATGGAAGAATAAGCAACTTTCGCTATTTTTTGAAGGAGCTAACCAGGTGGCCGAAGTATACGTAAACGGTAAACTTGCCGGAAAGCATATTGGTGGATATACCGCTTTTAACATCCCGGTAAACACTTATTTGAAGCCTTTTGCAAAAGATAGCTTAACCGCCAATGAGGTGATGGTGAAGCTGGATAACAGCCACAATGAAGATATCCCGCCGCTTGATGCAGATTTTACATTTTACGGCGGTATTTACCGTGATGTATACGTAGTGGCTTCCAATCAGGTAGCATTTGATAGTGAATTGGCTTCGCCCGGCATCCGAATAAAAACACCTTCTGTGAGTGCCCAAAAAGGGGAATTGCTGATTGAAGGAACAATAAATAACCTGTCAGCGAATAAAACTAAAGTTAAGGTCATAAGTGAAGTAGTGGATGCCGATGGCAAAGTTGTCACAAAAATACAAAGTGCGCTTGTTTTAACTGCTGGTAATAAGTTTGCGTTTATCCAGAAGCAAACAGTGCCTAACCCGCATTTATGGTCGCCGGATGCCCCTTATTTGTACCATGTGGTTTCAAAGATTATGGATACTTCAAACGGACAACAACTCGATGAAACAAGCACTGTTTTGGGTTTCCGCTGGTTTAGTTTTGATGCTGATAAAGGTTTCTTTTTAAACGGAAATGCTGTTAAGCTAATAGGCACCAATCGTCACCAGGATTTCCAGGGGATGGCCAATGCTATCCCCGATGCCATCAATATTCATGATGTGGAGTTACTGAAGGCAATGGGAGCTAATTTTATTCGCATAGCGCATTACCCACAGGATCAATCGGTATTGGAAGCTTGTGACAAACTGGGTATCCTGGCATCGGTAGAAACACCTGATGTTAACCGGATCACCGAAACCGCAGCCTTTGCCGAAGATGCCAAACACATGCAGTTGGAAATGATTGGCCAGAATTATAACCATCCAAGTATTATCATCTGGGCTTACATGAATGAGGTGGAGATCGTGCCGCGGTATAAATGGGGATCGGATGAGCAGAAAAAATATTTCGTTAACCTTGTTAATTTGGCTAAGCAAATAGACAGCCTTACCCGTAAGGAAGATCCGTCGCGCTATACCATGATCCCCTGCCATGGTGATTTCGACAGGTATTATAACACTGGGCTTGCCGCTGTACCGCAAATTGTAGGCTGGAACCTGTACTATGGCTGGTATATTAAAGATTTTGCCGGATTGGATAAGTTTTTGGAAAAGCATCATCAAATGCTCCCGACCAAGCCCATGATCATTACCGAATACGGGGCCGATGCCGATAGCCGTCTGCATAGTTTTGATCTGCAGCGGTTTGATAAAACGGTTGAGTACGAAGTAAAATACCACCAATACTACCTGGAACGCATTAAAAAGCTGCCTTTTGTGGCTGGTGGCGCCATCTGGAACCTCATTGATTTTAACGCCGAAATGCGGCAGGAGGCCACCCCGCATATCAATACGAAAGGCTTGCTAACCAATGATCGCCAGCCAAAGGAGGCTTACCTTTTTTACCAGGCCAATTTGTTGAAACAGTCTTTTATCAAAATAGGTACAAGTACACTAAAAGCAGGTAACGCCAACGGGAATAACGTTTGCCCTCAGCCGCTAACCGTGTATAGTAACCAACCCCAGGTGAAATTATGGCTTAACGGCAAGCTATTGGAAAGTAAGGCTGTGCAGGATGGCCTGGCGACTTTTACTGTTCCTTTTGTGTCCGGAAAAAATACCCTTAAGGCTACAGCAGGTGAGGGGGATAGCCAGGAAGATTTTATGACGGTTGATTTTAATCTTATCCCTCATGATTTGAACAATCCGCAAACACCATTTACCGAACTCAATGTAAGCCTTGGAGATAAGCGCCAGCTGGTTGACGATAAGCTTCACCAGGTTTGGGTACCGGAGCAGGCTTATGCCAAAGGCAGTTGGGGCTATGTGGGCGGCGAGGTATTTACCCTCGGCCAAAACGTACAGTTGCCGTATGGCTCCAACAAAAATATCCTCGAAACCAATTACGATCCTATTTATCAAACACAGCGCGTAGGTTTAAATGATTTTAAGCTGGATGTGCCTGCCGGGAAATATGAAGTTACGCTGCACTTTGCCGAATTGACTACTAACGATAATTCGCCGCAACTGGTTTATAACCTCAATAATTCAACCCAAAAACAAACCGCCGTTACCCGGAGTTTTGATGTGCTTATAAACGGGCAAACCGTTATTGAAGGTTTGAGTAACAGTAACTACCTTGAGCCGTTAAAGGCTTATTCGACTAAGTTACCTGTTACCGTTGGTGCGGAGGGCATAACGATCAGCTTTAAAGCGATAACCGGGCAAGCGATATTGAATGCGGTACAGGTTAGGAAGGTTTATTGA
- a CDS encoding 3'-5' exonuclease encodes MQDYLLFIDTETSGLPKKWDLPYCDNDNWPYALQVSWIVYTNDMQEVKREDHYIKDNDFTISPKAYAVHGLTQEYLVEHGEWRKDVMTMLANDLLEYEPLVIGHFIELDLNVAGVEFYRTGITNPLQNLKTFCTMLATTKWVQNPQTKYLRLNQLYEVLFNKTFDRQHNALEDAEATAECFFEMLKRGDITEESVAHQEVYLQKIRSEKKYLLPAAIVLILIIIIAFWLYGSTS; translated from the coding sequence GTGCAAGATTACCTTTTATTCATAGATACCGAAACCTCCGGCCTGCCCAAAAAGTGGGACCTGCCCTATTGTGATAACGACAACTGGCCTTATGCCCTGCAGGTGTCGTGGATTGTGTACACCAATGACATGCAGGAGGTAAAGCGTGAAGATCATTATATTAAAGACAATGACTTTACCATCAGTCCAAAAGCATATGCTGTTCATGGCCTTACGCAGGAGTATTTGGTTGAGCACGGCGAATGGCGCAAAGATGTAATGACCATGCTGGCTAATGACCTGCTTGAATATGAACCATTGGTAATAGGTCACTTCATTGAGCTTGACCTGAATGTTGCCGGCGTTGAGTTTTACCGCACAGGGATCACCAATCCGCTTCAAAATTTAAAAACCTTTTGTACCATGCTGGCTACCACCAAGTGGGTACAAAACCCGCAAACCAAGTATTTAAGGTTAAACCAACTGTACGAAGTACTGTTTAACAAAACATTCGACAGGCAGCACAACGCCCTTGAAGATGCCGAGGCTACTGCCGAATGTTTTTTTGAGATGCTTAAACGCGGCGACATTACCGAAGAGAGCGTAGCACACCAGGAAGTTTACCTGCAAAAGATCCGCTCCGAAAAAAAATACCTTTTACCCGCAGCCATCGTTTTAATACTGATCATCATCATAGCTTTTTGGTTATATGGTTCAACGTCTTGA